The Sus scrofa isolate TJ Tabasco breed Duroc chromosome X, Sscrofa11.1, whole genome shotgun sequence genome has a segment encoding these proteins:
- the ZNF157 gene encoding LOW QUALITY PROTEIN: zinc finger protein 157 (The sequence of the model RefSeq protein was modified relative to this genomic sequence to represent the inferred CDS: inserted 2 bases in 1 codon; substituted 1 base at 1 genomic stop codon) has protein sequence MPADGKLPQRFPALVPGQPSRSFEGSVSFEDVAVDFTRQEWHRLDPAQRTMHKDVMLENYSNLASVGLCVAKPEMIFKLERGEELWILEEESCGHGYPGSLSLLCANNSVGGNALRHDNDLQHQKIQSLDQTVDYGKAFYKRTGFVGHKRTHKGEKNFECHECGKTYCRKSNLIEHLRIHTGERPYKCGECAKTFSARSYLIAHQKTHTGEKPFECNECGKSFGRKSQLILHQRTHTGERPYECTECGKTFSEKATLMIHQRTHTGEKPYECGECGKTFRVKISLTQHQRTHTGEKPYECGDCGKNFRAKKSLNQHQRIHTGEKPYKCGDCGKFFRMKMTLNNHQRTHTGEKPYQCNECGKSFRVHSSLGIHQRIHTGEKPYECNKCGNAFYVKARLIEHQRMHSGEKPYECTECGKIFSMKKSLSQHRRTHIGEKLYEXHECRNAFYVRLCLIXTQQRPFEYQECGKAFCQKAHLTEYQRTHIGQPFLALYYGENFCKDSPHHLTKCFGASVYQGTQGTPVTIWLLRWCENCPDSLRGWLVVFISFGFP, from the exons GGATCTGTGTCATTCGAGGATGTGGCTGTGGATTTTACCCGACAAGAGTGGCACAGGCTGGACCCTGCCCAAAGGACCATGCACAAGGATGTGATGCTGGAGAACTACAGCAACCTGGCATCTGTGG GGCTCTGTGTGGCCAAACCAGAGATGATCTTCAAGTTGGAACGAGGGGAAGAACTGTGGATATTAGAGGAGGAATCCTGCGGCCACGGTTACCCAG gcTCTCTCTCACTGCTGTGTGCCAACAATTCTGTTGGAGGTAATGCCCTCAGGCATGATAATGACCTTCAGCATCAGAAGATTCAATCTTTGGATCAAACTGTTGACTATGGGAAAGCCTTCTACAAGAGAACAGGCTTTGTTGGACATAAAAGAACacacaaaggagagaaaaacttTGAATGTCATGAGTGTGGGAAGACTTACTGCAGGAAGTCAAACCTTATTGAACATCTGAGAATACACACAGGAGAGAGACCCTATAAATGCGGTGAATGTGCAAAAACCTTTAGTGCCAGATCATACCTCATTGCTCATCAGAAAACCCACACAGGGGAGAAACCCTTTGAGTGTAACGAATGTGGAAAATCTTTTGGCAGGAAGTCTCAACTCATTCTACATCAGAGAACACACACAGGAGAGAGACCCTATGAATGCACTGAGTGTGGGAAAACATTTTCTGAGAAGGCAACCCTGATGATTCATCAGAGAACTCACACAGGggagaaaccttatgaatgtgGCGAATGTGGGAAAACATTTCGAGTTAAGATATCCCTTACCCAACACCAGAGAACTCACACAggggagaaaccctatgaatgtggTGATTGTGGGAAAAACTTTCGTGCCAAAAAATCCCTAAATCAGCATCAAAGAATTCACACAGGTGAGAAGCCCTATAAATGTGGTGACTGTGGGAAATTCTTCAGAATGAAGATGACTCTCAATAATCACCAGAGAACTCACACAGGTGAAAAACCGTATCagtgtaatgaatgtgggaaatcttTCAGAGTGCACTCATCTCTGGGAATACATCAGCGaattcacacaggagagaaaccttatgaatgtaaTAAATGTGGTAATGCCTTCTATGTCAAAGCACGCCTCATTGAGCATCAGAGAATGCAttcaggagagaaaccctatgaatgtactGAATGTGGAAAAATCTTCAGTATGAAGAAATCCCTTTCTCAACACCGGAGAACCCACATAGGAGAGAAACTTTATGAATGACATGAATGCAGAAATGCCTTCTATGTGAGACTATGCCTCAT GACACAGCAGAGACCCTTTGAATATcaagaatgtgggaaagccttctgCCAGAAAGCACACCTCACAGAATATCAGAGAACTCACATAGGCCAGCCCTTTCTTGCCTTGTACTATGGGGAAAACTTCTGTAAGGACTCCCCTCACCATTTGACCAAGTGCTTTGGGGCATCTGTTTACCAGGGCACACAGGGTACACCTGTAACAATTTGGCTCCTTCGTTGGTGTGAAAATTGTCCTGATTCCCTTAGGGGATGGcttgttgttttcatttcatttggatTTCCCTAA